From Paenibacillus sp. GP183, one genomic window encodes:
- a CDS encoding class I SAM-dependent RNA methyltransferase, giving the protein MSQLDLIATVPMGLEAVVAREIRDLGYPDVTVENGRVLFKGDALAICRANLWLRTADRILVKMGQFEAHTFDELFEGTKALDWPDWIPEDAEFPVEGRSHKSQLSSVPACQGIVKKAIVEKMKLRYGTEWFAETGARYVIEVALLNDVATLTLDTTGPSLHKRGYRKLVTEAPLKETMAAAMVLLSRWRADRPLYDPFCGSGTIPIEAAMIGWNIAPGLRRSFPSEAWDTVPPELWEQAREEAYDAVQDDVPLDIVGCDIDGAAIDVALAAAKAAGLSGQLHFRVEPVAKAQPLGDYGCLITNPPYGERLGDQGEAERALRQLGKVTGLLPTWSTFVLSPDRQLEQWMGRRADKKRKLFNGRIECSLAQFLGPLPPRKP; this is encoded by the coding sequence ATGTCACAGTTAGATCTGATCGCAACCGTTCCCATGGGGCTCGAGGCGGTGGTTGCCCGCGAAATTCGCGACTTGGGTTATCCCGATGTAACGGTTGAAAATGGCCGTGTTCTCTTCAAGGGAGACGCCTTAGCGATTTGCCGCGCCAATCTTTGGCTCCGCACTGCTGACCGCATTCTGGTCAAAATGGGGCAATTCGAAGCACATACCTTTGACGAATTGTTCGAGGGCACCAAAGCCCTGGATTGGCCGGATTGGATTCCGGAGGACGCCGAATTCCCCGTCGAGGGACGCTCGCACAAATCTCAGCTTTCCAGTGTGCCTGCCTGCCAGGGCATCGTAAAGAAAGCGATCGTGGAGAAAATGAAGCTGCGCTACGGCACCGAATGGTTCGCCGAAACCGGCGCACGCTACGTCATCGAGGTCGCGCTGCTGAATGATGTGGCGACGCTGACCCTCGACACCACCGGTCCAAGCCTGCATAAGCGCGGCTACCGCAAGCTGGTGACGGAGGCGCCGCTCAAGGAGACGATGGCTGCAGCGATGGTGCTGCTCAGCCGCTGGCGGGCGGATCGCCCGCTCTACGACCCGTTTTGCGGGTCGGGCACGATCCCGATCGAGGCTGCGATGATCGGGTGGAACATCGCGCCGGGCCTCCGGCGCAGCTTTCCCAGCGAGGCGTGGGACACGGTCCCGCCGGAGCTGTGGGAGCAGGCCCGCGAAGAGGCCTACGACGCTGTGCAGGACGATGTCCCGCTGGACATCGTCGGCTGCGACATCGATGGCGCTGCCATCGATGTGGCACTGGCCGCCGCCAAGGCGGCTGGGCTTTCGGGACAGCTCCACTTTCGAGTGGAGCCTGTAGCCAAAGCCCAGCCGCTCGGCGACTATGGCTGCCTGATCACCAACCCTCCCTATGGGGAGAGGCTGGGTGATCAGGGGGAGGCCGAGCGGGCACTGCGCCAGCTCGGGAAGGTCACGGGGCTGCTGCCCACGTGGAGCACGTTCGTGCTCAGCCCGGATCGGCAGCTCGAGCAATGGATGGGGCGCCGCGCCGATAAAAAGCGCAAGCTGTTCAATGGGCGCATCGAATGCAGCTTGGCGCAATTTTTGGGGCCGCTGCCTCCAAGAAAGCCCTAG
- a CDS encoding metallophosphoesterase family protein, with protein sequence MERIALISDIHGNMPALEAVLLDIKQRGIDRIVCLGDLVGKGPEPAETIDRIRETCEVVVQGNWDLGITYKQDNDNGLWQQSRIGPERLAYLAQLPFAYEFMLSGKLFRFFHASANSVFHRVKRKASKEERLAMFSNTDLTNQTCGQKRPDLIGYADIHVPYLLTLKTASDNPTELHQGSGLTLFNVGSVGSPYDGNPHSCYCIVEGSFNSLHPSSYSIQIVRTPYDIEHSIQLARAAKLPDFDRYMLEISTGLVHK encoded by the coding sequence ATGGAAAGGATCGCATTGATTTCAGATATCCACGGCAATATGCCGGCACTGGAAGCCGTTCTGCTTGATATAAAGCAAAGAGGGATTGATCGGATCGTTTGTCTGGGGGATCTTGTAGGCAAGGGGCCGGAACCGGCTGAAACGATAGATCGAATTCGGGAAACCTGTGAAGTAGTGGTGCAGGGGAATTGGGATTTGGGCATTACCTATAAACAGGATAACGACAATGGGTTATGGCAGCAATCCAGAATTGGTCCGGAGCGGCTTGCCTATCTGGCGCAGCTTCCCTTCGCTTACGAATTTATGCTCAGCGGCAAACTATTTCGATTTTTTCATGCTTCCGCCAATAGCGTATTCCACCGTGTCAAACGCAAAGCCAGCAAGGAAGAAAGGCTTGCCATGTTCAGCAACACTGACCTTACCAATCAGACTTGCGGTCAAAAGCGGCCTGATCTTATTGGTTATGCAGACATACATGTGCCTTATTTACTCACACTTAAAACAGCTTCGGACAACCCTACCGAGCTTCATCAAGGCAGCGGTTTAACCTTGTTTAACGTAGGGAGCGTCGGGTCACCCTATGATGGAAATCCTCACTCCTGCTATTGTATTGTCGAAGGCAGCTTTAACAGCTTACATCCCTCCAGCTATTCGATCCAAATTGTTCGTACTCCTTATGATATAGAGCATTCGATCCAATTGGCTCGGGCTGCCAAGCTTCCTGACTTCGATCGCTATATGTTGGAAATCAGCACCGGTTTGGTTCACAAATAA
- a CDS encoding MFS transporter encodes MVRWKVNLMVLWLGQFLVLGGMTMIMPFMPLYLQELGMKNPHEIATWAGIIFAGNFVTSFLFQPFWGGLADRYGRRVMLLRSGFGMAVVISLMGFAGNAWQLLLLRMLNGTISGFIPAAVALVSTNTPKEKLGFAMGTLQSGAVAGTILGPFIGGLLAEWIGYRYIFYITGSLLFIASVLTLLLVKEKFNIKEAIAKPKVSILSGFGQLKHIPQLPSLYAVTFMLQFAFLSSMPLMPLFVGQLHGYGPGLALFAGLVGSITGFSNMISSPLLGRLSDRIGPEWILGGCLVGASLMFIPQALVHNVWQLFAARFGLGIFMGGLLPTVNALIGKYAPMGMESRAYSFNTSALSLGNMTGPVVGGAISGLLTIQQIFIISSVLLMVNAFWSYKTLLLPMRRLPKAVD; translated from the coding sequence ATGGTCCGGTGGAAAGTCAATTTAATGGTTTTGTGGTTGGGGCAGTTTTTAGTTCTGGGCGGAATGACCATGATTATGCCGTTCATGCCCTTGTATTTGCAAGAGCTTGGGATGAAAAATCCGCATGAAATAGCCACTTGGGCAGGCATTATTTTCGCAGGCAACTTCGTCACTTCGTTTCTATTTCAACCGTTTTGGGGCGGGCTTGCTGATCGTTACGGACGTAGAGTCATGTTGCTGCGTTCCGGGTTCGGTATGGCAGTAGTCATATCGCTGATGGGGTTTGCCGGCAATGCCTGGCAGCTGCTCCTGCTGAGAATGCTAAACGGCACGATATCCGGTTTTATTCCTGCTGCTGTTGCTCTCGTTTCAACAAATACGCCGAAGGAAAAACTCGGCTTCGCCATGGGTACCCTGCAGTCAGGAGCGGTTGCCGGAACCATTCTCGGTCCATTTATCGGAGGGCTGTTGGCGGAATGGATCGGGTATCGATATATTTTTTATATCACCGGTTCGCTGCTGTTTATCGCTTCCGTCCTTACCTTGCTGCTCGTTAAAGAGAAATTTAATATCAAAGAAGCCATCGCCAAGCCTAAAGTTTCCATCCTCTCCGGATTTGGCCAATTGAAGCATATTCCTCAGCTGCCTTCTTTATATGCGGTCACGTTTATGCTTCAATTCGCTTTTTTGAGTTCGATGCCATTGATGCCGCTTTTTGTAGGGCAGCTCCATGGATATGGACCAGGGCTTGCTCTTTTTGCCGGGTTGGTAGGGTCGATCACCGGATTTTCCAATATGATCTCATCACCCCTCCTGGGCCGTCTTTCGGATCGGATAGGGCCTGAATGGATTTTGGGTGGATGCCTTGTCGGGGCATCCTTAATGTTCATTCCTCAAGCTTTAGTACATAATGTTTGGCAGCTGTTCGCTGCAAGATTCGGACTCGGCATATTCATGGGAGGCCTATTGCCTACCGTGAACGCGCTTATAGGCAAATATGCGCCAATGGGCATGGAAAGCCGCGCCTACAGCTTTAATACAAGCGCCTTGAGCTTGGGAAATATGACCGGTCCCGTGGTAGGCGGTGCCATATCCGGGCTGCTGACCATTCAGCAAATTTTCATTATTTCATCGGTGCTGCTGATGGTAAATGCCTTTTGGTCCTATAAAACATTGCTGCTTCCTATGCGAAGATTACCAAAAGCTGTCGATTAG
- a CDS encoding exopolyphosphatase: MRLITRSDFDGLVCAMLFKKMNMIDEMKFVHPKDMQDGEIEVGENDILANVPYVPGCGLWFDHHSSERQRMDANVTFKGENRIAPSAARVVYDYYGGRDKFGSELDDIMEGVDKADSAQFSKEDILEPQGWDLLSFLMDARTGLGRYRDYRVSNYQLMESLVDHVASKNVAEIMALPDVKERVDRYIELDALYQKMLRTYTRTEGNVIVTDLRGVENIYPGNRFMVYALYPDQNISIWIVDGRNKQNCVFACGHSIINRTSKTNIGALMLQNGGGGHHAAGTCQVDYDKADTVLSTLVASMRSDG, from the coding sequence ATGAGATTGATTACAAGGTCGGATTTTGACGGATTGGTATGTGCGATGCTTTTCAAAAAAATGAATATGATTGATGAGATGAAGTTTGTGCATCCGAAGGATATGCAGGACGGTGAGATCGAGGTTGGTGAAAATGATATCTTGGCCAACGTTCCTTATGTACCGGGCTGCGGCTTATGGTTTGATCACCATTCCAGCGAGCGGCAGCGGATGGATGCAAACGTGACCTTCAAGGGCGAGAATCGTATCGCTCCAAGCGCTGCTCGAGTGGTGTATGATTATTACGGGGGACGCGATAAATTCGGCAGCGAGCTCGATGATATTATGGAAGGTGTAGACAAAGCGGATTCCGCACAGTTCAGCAAGGAAGACATATTAGAGCCTCAAGGTTGGGATTTGCTTTCGTTCCTCATGGATGCACGTACTGGTTTAGGGCGTTATCGCGATTATAGGGTTAGCAACTATCAGCTTATGGAAAGCTTGGTCGATCACGTGGCTTCCAAGAATGTAGCTGAAATTATGGCGCTTCCCGATGTCAAGGAGCGTGTGGATCGTTACATAGAACTTGATGCCTTATACCAGAAAATGCTGCGCACCTACACGCGCACTGAAGGTAATGTTATTGTAACGGATCTGAGAGGGGTAGAAAATATTTATCCAGGCAACCGCTTCATGGTCTATGCCTTATATCCAGACCAAAATATTTCGATCTGGATAGTCGATGGACGCAATAAACAAAACTGCGTGTTCGCTTGCGGACACAGCATCATTAACCGCACCTCGAAGACCAACATTGGCGCTTTGATGCTGCAAAACGGCGGAGGCGGGCATCATGCTGCCGGTACCTGCCAGGTAGACTACGATAAAGCGGACACAGTGCTCAGCACACTCGTTGCTTCAATGAGAAGTGACGGTTAG
- a CDS encoding CapA family protein: protein MLSRSDRHRKNHKESKWPVKRLVAWIAAIAAVCLILVLGAIYLFSQSNQATMNQGKTPLAVSAAPTSSAAVTTKPEATPKPDQQPTPVPSQPIPTASTVPSAPALTEAPQTPLTGQQVKLSFVGDVIFSSTVEVQMKKNGYDYPYTFVKDYLQKADYTVANLETPITVRGEVQKKDYVYRGSPLALPPFKDAGVDLVNLANNHVMDYGKEGLLDTFDELKKVDIKYIGAGKDAAEAYSPVIVEKQGIKIAFLGFSRVVPEGSWKAGVNHPGVAETYSYTMPVEAIQKARQQADLVVVIAHWGVERTDNPDKFQTELAHRYIDAGADLIVASHPHVLQGFENYKGKWIAYSLGNFIFTVNEVQKTLESVILQATCSKEKRCDLDLVPIQNKVAQPEIMAKEKATKLFERLSQISIQAKVNEAGRVVPLQTLQR, encoded by the coding sequence ATGTTATCGAGATCAGATCGTCATCGTAAAAACCATAAAGAAAGTAAGTGGCCTGTCAAACGTCTTGTCGCCTGGATAGCTGCAATCGCCGCTGTTTGCTTGATCCTGGTCTTGGGTGCAATTTATCTTTTTTCTCAATCCAATCAAGCAACTATGAATCAAGGGAAGACTCCTTTGGCAGTATCAGCAGCTCCAACATCAAGCGCTGCAGTGACAACCAAGCCTGAGGCTACTCCTAAACCGGATCAGCAGCCAACGCCCGTGCCATCTCAGCCCATCCCAACAGCTTCAACTGTTCCATCAGCTCCAGCACTGACTGAAGCGCCGCAAACTCCTTTAACCGGACAGCAAGTTAAGCTGAGTTTTGTCGGAGATGTGATTTTTTCAAGCACAGTAGAAGTTCAAATGAAAAAAAATGGCTATGATTATCCTTATACCTTTGTTAAAGATTATCTCCAGAAAGCGGATTACACGGTTGCCAATTTGGAAACTCCCATAACGGTTAGAGGAGAAGTTCAGAAAAAAGATTATGTTTATCGCGGCTCACCGCTCGCTTTACCGCCCTTTAAGGACGCTGGGGTAGATCTGGTGAATTTGGCCAATAACCATGTTATGGATTATGGTAAAGAAGGACTGCTGGATACGTTCGATGAGCTGAAAAAAGTGGATATCAAGTACATAGGAGCAGGCAAAGATGCCGCAGAAGCCTATAGTCCCGTTATTGTTGAAAAGCAAGGGATTAAAATCGCTTTTCTGGGCTTCTCACGTGTCGTACCGGAGGGTTCCTGGAAAGCCGGAGTCAATCACCCGGGGGTAGCAGAAACCTATAGCTATACAATGCCGGTTGAAGCCATCCAAAAAGCCAGACAGCAGGCTGATCTCGTTGTCGTCATCGCGCATTGGGGAGTGGAGCGTACGGATAACCCTGATAAATTTCAAACCGAGCTTGCGCACCGTTATATCGATGCCGGAGCAGATTTGATTGTTGCCAGCCACCCTCATGTGCTGCAGGGATTTGAGAATTATAAAGGCAAGTGGATTGCTTATAGCCTTGGTAATTTCATTTTCACAGTTAACGAGGTCCAAAAGACTTTGGAATCCGTTATTCTGCAAGCAACTTGCAGCAAGGAAAAACGCTGTGACCTTGATCTTGTGCCTATTCAAAACAAAGTGGCACAGCCTGAAATCATGGCCAAAGAAAAAGCAACAAAGCTGTTTGAGCGTTTAAGCCAAATTTCGATCCAGGCCAAAGTTAACGAAGCAGGACGAGTCGTGCCGCTGCAGACTTTACAGCGCTGA
- a CDS encoding VOC family protein: MLNGFHHAAIICSNYQRSKHFYVELLGLKILNETYRSERDSFKLDLLVGEREQIELFSFPNPPSRVNQPEAQGLRHLAFCVSNMEEAVHDLEAKGISVEPVRIDPITRGKFTFFADPDGLPLELVEV, from the coding sequence ATGCTTAATGGTTTCCATCATGCAGCAATTATATGTTCAAACTATCAACGTTCCAAACACTTCTATGTAGAATTATTGGGTCTGAAAATACTGAATGAAACCTATCGAAGCGAAAGAGATTCATTCAAATTGGATTTGCTGGTGGGAGAACGGGAACAGATTGAACTGTTCTCTTTTCCTAATCCGCCATCGCGGGTCAACCAACCCGAAGCACAGGGACTCAGGCATCTGGCCTTCTGTGTATCCAATATGGAGGAAGCCGTACATGATTTGGAGGCAAAAGGTATCAGCGTGGAACCCGTGCGTATTGATCCGATTACCAGAGGAAAGTTTACCTTTTTTGCAGATCCGGACGGGCTGCCGCTTGAATTGGTAGAAGTATAA
- a CDS encoding O-methyltransferase, which translates to MEPISAESYVEALYEQDPVLERVKEGIRSRNMPEISIASGYGRLLTLLVKMIRAKNVLEIGALGGYSGICLARGLEASGKLVSLELKQEFADAARLHISEAGFGEQVEYRIGEALDQFEVLMAEGKTFDFFFIDADKVNYPNYLEWAIKLANPGAVIAGDNTLMHGDVLDPAVKKASVEAMREFNRKIAEDPRLESTVLPAYDGLAIARIRG; encoded by the coding sequence ATGGAACCGATATCTGCAGAGAGCTACGTTGAAGCTTTATATGAGCAAGACCCTGTCCTGGAGAGGGTAAAAGAAGGAATAAGAAGCCGGAACATGCCAGAAATATCGATTGCATCGGGATATGGCAGATTGTTAACCCTGCTGGTTAAAATGATACGCGCCAAGAACGTGCTGGAAATCGGAGCGCTGGGCGGTTACAGCGGTATTTGTTTGGCTAGAGGGTTGGAGGCTAGCGGGAAGCTTGTCTCCTTAGAGCTCAAGCAGGAGTTCGCTGATGCAGCCCGGTTACATATCTCTGAGGCTGGTTTCGGAGAGCAGGTGGAGTATCGGATTGGCGAAGCCCTTGATCAATTCGAGGTGTTGATGGCGGAAGGAAAGACCTTCGATTTCTTTTTTATCGACGCGGATAAGGTCAACTATCCGAATTATTTGGAATGGGCGATAAAGCTCGCTAATCCGGGAGCCGTCATTGCCGGAGACAATACGCTTATGCATGGAGATGTACTTGATCCGGCCGTGAAAAAGGCATCTGTTGAGGCAATGCGTGAATTCAACCGCAAAATTGCCGAAGACCCCCGATTGGAAAGCACAGTATTACCTGCATATGACGGGCTGGCGATTGCTCGTATTCGCGGGTGA